The Pseudomonadota bacterium genomic interval CTGCCGGGTAATTCCGAGTACTGCCGCCGCCTGAACCTTGTTTCCCTTTGAATCCTCAAGTGCTTTTTTTATCTCTTGTATTTCAAGGGCGGAAATTTGTTCCGGTAATGTCCCGGACGTCTCCTTTTCGCTCTGTAGTTGCGGACTCGC includes:
- a CDS encoding sigma-54-dependent Fis family transcriptional regulator; translation: NIRQLQREIERLVALTPEGKPITVERCSDEVKGASPQLQSEKETSGTLPEQISALEIQEIKKALEDSKGNKVQAAAVLGITRQGLYKKMKRFGLAG